Within Desulfobacter sp., the genomic segment TGTCCCGGATCCATATGGAGAGCCGGCTGTTTTTTTCTTCTATGCCTAGTTCAATGAGGTTGCCTTCTTTCTCCTTCTCATCCACACAGGCGTCGATGGCATTATCCAGGATGTTGATGAGGGCGGACATCATGGATTCCGGGTCGATATCCATGGTCTCCGGGGCCTGGCTGGTATGGAGTTCAAACCGGATGGGCCGGGTACCTATTTTCATGGCCATGGACCGGGAAATATCTTCGGTGAATGCTGACACAGACACCGGCGCGATTTTAAGCTTGCGCTCTTTGGAATACAGGAGGACATCCAGGATGAGTTTTTTGATGCGGTCCACGGCCTGCTCCAGCAATTCCAGGCCCTCCTCCGCCTCCCCGGTTTTCCCCCGCTTCAAGGCGGACCGGGCCAGGTAAAGGCCGCCATCCAGGTTGGTCAGCCCCCCTTTGATATCGTGGGAGATGGTGCCCATCATCAGCCCCAGGGAAGTCAGGTGGCCCGTAAGCTTGGACTTTTCAAGGACCAGGCGCTCCAGGCGGTGTGTATAGTCCATCAGTTGCTGCCGGGCAATGATCTTCTCCACGGCCCTGGCCACGGAATGGGTCAGAATGTCCACATTCACCGGCTTGGTAATGAAATCCATGGCCCCGAAATGCAGGCTGGAGATGGTCAGGGCCATATCCCCGTGGCCGGTGATCATAATCACTTCGGTATCCGGCCAGGCCTGTTTGATCTGCTTAAGCAGTTCCACCCCGCCCATCACCGGCATTTTGATATCCGTCACCACAATATGGGGATGTTTTTTATCGAAAACCGCCATGGCCTGCTGTCCGTTTTCGGCCAGCAGTACAGTATAGCCTTCGTCCATGAGGGCGATTTCAAGGACCTCACGGATATCGGCCTCGTCATCCACAACCAGCACAGTAAACGCTCGTTTATTCATGCGCCCTCCTCTCCCAAGGCCGCAGCCCTAGGTATAGACAATTTTATCCTCCAGGTTCCGGGGAACCGGAAAACTGATGACAAACACCGCCCCTTCCCCCTTTTTCTTCCTGCCCGTCCGTATGCTGCCCCCGCAATCCTTGATGATTCCGTAACTGATGGACAGTCCCAACCCCGTTCCCTTGCCCACTTCCTTGGTGGTGAAAAAGGGTTCAAACAGCCGTTCTTCCACTGCCTCCGGAATGCCGGGCCCCGTATCCTTCACCTCAATGACCAGGGAGCCTGCAGCCCCTTCATCGCCCTCCCCCCGTACCCGGGTTTCAATGGTGATGGCATCCCCGTCGCCGGATGATTGTCCGTGTGTTGCCCACTTTGCCTCGATGGCATCCCGGGCATTCATGATCAAATTGATGAACACCTGTTCCAACCGGTCCGGATCCCCAAGGATCAGGGGCAGGTCCTCTTTTTTCTCCCACCCCACATCTATGCCGTGGATTTTCAACTGCTGGTTGAACATTTCAAATGTCCGCTGAAGCACATCGTTGATCTGTACCGGCACCAGCCGCACCTCGGATTTTCTTGCAAACTGGCGCATATGGTGGATGATCTTCTCGGCCCGGTCCACGTTGGCATCGATCTTTGACATGAGATTGGCCAGGATTCCCCACTCCAATTCCTCTTTCTGCCGGATTTTTTTCAGGCAGAAGGAGGAGGAGGATTTAATCACGGACAGGGGCTGGTTCAGCTCATGGGCGATGCCGGTGGACATCTCCCCCAGGGTGGCCATCTTGCTGGCATGGAGAAGATGCTGCTCGGTCTCCAGCCGCTGGGTGATGTCGTTGACGGTGATGAGAAATACTCTTTTACCTGAATACTCGGAGGGGGAGACCCACATATCCACATCAATGACCTGTCCCCGGGCATTCACATGTTTCACCTTGGATATCTCCTGCCGGCTTCTGACCCGCGCCTCCAGGCTGTGCCGTTCCTCCGGCCTGAAAAACTGTGAAAAGGGACGGTTCAGGAAGGCGGATTTCCGCGCCCCGTAGACTTCCACCGCCTTAATATTGCAGTCCAGGATCCTGAAATCATCCCGCCGGACCACAAACACGGGATTATGGATATTATTGAATATGGCATGGTATTTTTCTTCGGACCGCTGAAGATCCCTTTCCAGCCGCCGCCGGCGGGTAATATCGATACTCATTTCCATGGCGGCCGTGATATTCCCGGCCTGGTCCCGTACCGGAGCGGTGATGAAAATCCAGTGGGTGGATTCACCGTCCCGGCCCATGCCTTCGGCCTCCCCGTAGTGCGAACGGCCGTCCCTGAAGGTCTTTTCCACGGGGCAGTCTTCGCATTTTTCATCCCTGCCCTTGTAGGCATGGTAGCAAAGAGACCCGGGTTTGGGATCGAACCGTTCCTTGAATACCCGGTTGTACCGGAGCAGCCGGTAATTCTTATCCTGGATCGCAATCATGCAGGGGGCCTTGTCAAAAAGATCCTGGTACTCGTCCTTTTGTTTTCTCAGTTCGGCCTGGTTATGGCCGATTTCATGGCCCATCTGCTCAATGGCCCGTCCCAATTGGTCGATCTCGTAATCCCTGCCCGTTTTAATGCGCACATCATAATCGCCCTTGGCAATCTGCCTTGTGCCGTCAATAAGGCGGATAATGGGTTTTTTCACAAACTGCAGAATGGAGAAAAAAAGAATCACAGAAATGGTCAGGATGGTAAACAGGGTCAAAAGAATACTCCCCCGTTCCATTTTCAGGGCCTGGCGGTGGGCCCCTTCCAGGGAGACCACCACATCCAGGGTCCCCAGGATCCTCTGGTGCTCGGGGTGAAAATGGCAGTCCCCGGAGGCACATCCCGGTTCGTTGCAGATCGGCTGGACAACCCCCATCTGGCGGGTGCCGTCGGGGGCCTGGAAATACCGCACCCGCTCTTCCAAGGAAATCCGGTCCGGCGGCGAGTCATATTTGTGGCAGATATCGCAGGCCACGGCCTTAATATCCACGATCTCGTCGATTTCATCACCGTGGTTGGTGAACTTGATCTGGCCGTCCTTATTATAAATCCGGATAT encodes:
- a CDS encoding PAS domain S-box protein, which produces MNRFWTYIRYSLVSKLVIIVGLTVVLSISAWAWVNITNLKAQNMKTLTASTDRLSNSIKLGTHYAMMLNSRDDITQIINNIASQPGIENIRIYNKDGQIKFTNHGDEIDEIVDIKAVACDICHKYDSPPDRISLEERVRYFQAPDGTRQMGVVQPICNEPGCASGDCHFHPEHQRILGTLDVVVSLEGAHRQALKMERGSILLTLFTILTISVILFFSILQFVKKPIIRLIDGTRQIAKGDYDVRIKTGRDYEIDQLGRAIEQMGHEIGHNQAELRKQKDEYQDLFDKAPCMIAIQDKNYRLLRYNRVFKERFDPKPGSLCYHAYKGRDEKCEDCPVEKTFRDGRSHYGEAEGMGRDGESTHWIFITAPVRDQAGNITAAMEMSIDITRRRRLERDLQRSEEKYHAIFNNIHNPVFVVRRDDFRILDCNIKAVEVYGARKSAFLNRPFSQFFRPEERHSLEARVRSRQEISKVKHVNARGQVIDVDMWVSPSEYSGKRVFLITVNDITQRLETEQHLLHASKMATLGEMSTGIAHELNQPLSVIKSSSSFCLKKIRQKEELEWGILANLMSKIDANVDRAEKIIHHMRQFARKSEVRLVPVQINDVLQRTFEMFNQQLKIHGIDVGWEKKEDLPLILGDPDRLEQVFINLIMNARDAIEAKWATHGQSSGDGDAITIETRVRGEGDEGAAGSLVIEVKDTGPGIPEAVEERLFEPFFTTKEVGKGTGLGLSISYGIIKDCGGSIRTGRKKKGEGAVFVISFPVPRNLEDKIVYT
- a CDS encoding response regulator, with amino-acid sequence MNKRAFTVLVVDDEADIREVLEIALMDEGYTVLLAENGQQAMAVFDKKHPHIVVTDIKMPVMGGVELLKQIKQAWPDTEVIMITGHGDMALTISSLHFGAMDFITKPVNVDILTHSVARAVEKIIARQQLMDYTHRLERLVLEKSKLTGHLTSLGLMMGTISHDIKGGLTNLDGGLYLARSALKRGKTGEAEEGLELLEQAVDRIKKLILDVLLYSKERKLKIAPVSVSAFTEDISRSMAMKIGTRPIRFELHTSQAPETMDIDPESMMSALINILDNAIDACVDEKEKEGNLIELGIEEKNSRLSIWIRDNGCGMDMETREKIFDLFYSSKSTKGTGFGLFITHNIVAQHKGEIRVDSLPGRGTTFRIECPCLSPKGD